The proteins below come from a single Cannabis sativa cultivar Pink pepper isolate KNU-18-1 chromosome 3, ASM2916894v1, whole genome shotgun sequence genomic window:
- the LOC115710009 gene encoding G-type lectin S-receptor-like serine/threonine-protein kinase SD3-1 isoform X2 codes for MVLVACYTGFFNKSLEFDSPFVRAYSVMFEPNGYLFKWSFSFLLCLSAGFWLQPVVSKIPLGSKLSVSDNKFWVSPNGDFSFGFFNGTEHPNLFRVGIRFNSKSIPVEKQAVVWVVGADIMVGNSSYFSLTMDGEMNLFDSLKGVNVWNSKTSQLPIASAALYDNGNFVLLTDNEDIAWQSFDFPADTLLPGQYFSALHTLRAASKNHMSSYYSLFMNASGQLQLRWDSHFTYWTSSSPIGLNFTALLTSDGTLQIQDQRRDTIWSVFGEDHNDTVHYRYLRLDVDGNLRLYSWEEASQTWRHVWQAVENQCNVFATCGYNGICVYTETGSQTCKCPFKLSNESIPRCTIPGRQKCRSGLNLLNYKHTFLYGMYQNDDLVSGISSHQCESLCLKDPLCTAATFMNDGTARCFIKKTPYVSGYSDPSLSSVSFAKLCSDPIAVDPSIVATTSSEETPQKGSKFCVTCVAGAVSGTSVLFVVVQLAIVFIVYKRRRAMKKAVLGYKGPNSNGLTVLSFSEIKDLTKNFEQRIGPTMFKGLLPNKQPVAVKDVKATTTEERKYRVAVSKIGSIHHKNLVKLKGYCCELNHRFLIYEYAENGSLSKYIEDSKLCKKLTWGKRIEICMSVARALSYLHTGCREFVSHGNLKCENVVLDEKLEAKVSEFGLHNVASEMSSSGFSAEMDVEDFGKMVLTLISGCKEDGEVSHWAYKEWIEGNGLNVVDKRINGGVDSEMLDRVLRIAFWCVQMDERMRPSMREVVKVLEGVLSVDPPPPPFTSQRQREEEEESSDAGSELDSGRF; via the exons ATGGTCTTGGTGGCATGCTACACAGGCTTCTTCAACAAATCCCTGGAGTTTGACTCTCCCTTTGTCAG GGCTTATTCAGTTATGTTTGAACCAAATGGGTATCTGTTTAAATGGTCCTTTTCCTTCCTCCTGTGTCTCTCTGCTGGGTTTTGGCTGCAACCTGTTGTTTCAAAGATTCCTTTGGGTTCAAAACTTTCTGTGTCTGACAATAAGTTTTGGGTTTCCCCTAATGGTGACTTTTCATTTGGATTCTTTAATGGGACGGAGCATCCGAATTTGTTCAGGGTCGGGATTCGTTTCAATTCGAAATCAATTCCAGTTGAGAAACAAGCTGTTGTTTGGGTTGTGGGAGCTGATATCATGGTTGGTAATAGTTCTTACTTCAGTCTTACCATGGATGGAGAAATGAATTTGTTTGATTCTTTGAAGGGTGTTAATGTATGGAACAGCAAAACAAGTCAGCTTCCTATTGCTTCGGCTGCTCTTTATGACAATGGCAATTTTGTTCTATTGACTGATAATGAAGATATAGCTTGGCAAAGTTTTGATTTTCCTGCTGATACACTTCTTCCAGGACAATACTTTTCTGCTTTGCATACACTTCGAGCTGCGAGTAAGAATCATATGTCGAGTTACTACTCGCTTTTCATGAATGCTTCGGGTCAGTTGCAACTAAGGTGGGATAGTCATTTCACCTATTGGACTAGTAGTAGTCCGATCGGTTTAAATTTCACAGCTTTGCTCACATCTGATGGGACCCTACAAATCCAAGACCAGAGGCGGGATACCATTTGGTCGGTTTTTGGAGAAGATCATAATGATACAGTTCATTATCGTTATCTCAGGCTTGATGTTGATGGTAATCTGAGGCTTTACTCATGGGAAGAAGCTTCACAAACATGGAGACATGTCTGGCAAGCTGTTGAGAATCAATGCAATGTTTTCGCCACTTGTGGTTACAATGGCATCTGTGTCTATACAGAAACAGGTTCCCAAACTTGTAAATGCCCATTTAAGCTTTCAAACGAGTCCATCCCGAGGTGTACAATTCCAGGTCGACAGAAGTGCAGATCTGGTTTGAACTTGCTCAATTACAAGCACACTTTTTTGTACGGAATGTACCAAAATGATGATTTAGTTTCGGGCATTAGTTCACACCAATGTGAAAGCTTATGCCTAAAGGATCCACTTTGTACAGCTGCAACCTTCATGAACGATGGAACTGCTCGGTGCTTCATAAAGAAAACTCCATACGTTAGTGGCTACTCTGATCCATCACTGAGTTCAGTATCATTTGCCAAGTTGTGTTCGGATCCAATTGCTGTTGATCCCAGTATTGTGGCAACCACCTCCTCCGAAGAAACTCCACAAAAAGGCTCTAAATTTTGTGTCACTTGTGTAGCTGGAGCGGTCTCTGGAACATCGGTTTTATTTGTGGTGGTTCAGTTGGCAATTGTTTTCATTGTATATAAAAGAAGAAGAGCAATGAAGAAAGCTGTTTTAGGATACAAAGGCCCGAACTCGAATGGTTTGACTGTATTATCCTTCTCAGAAATCAAGGATCTTACTAAAAACTTTGAGCAGCGAATTGGTCCTACAATGTTCAAAGGATTGCTCCCGAACAAGCAACCAGTTGCTGTCAAAGACGTAAAAGCAACAACCACCGAAGAAAGGAAATACCGAGTTGCTGTTTCGAAGATAGGAAGCATTCATCATAAGAACCTTGTGAAGCTAAAAGGCTATTGTTGTGAGTTAAACCACAGATTTTTGATCTACGAATACGCTGAGAATGGTTCTTTGAGTAAATATATTGAAGATTCTAAACTTTGTAAGAAGCTAACTTGGGGAAAGAGAATTGAGATATGTATGAGTGTGGCAAGGGCTCTTTCTTATTTGCACACAGGTTGCAGGGAGTTTGTAAGTCATGGAAATTTGAAATGCGAAAATGTAGTGTTGGATGAGAAGTTAGAAGCCAAGGTGAGTGAATTCGGGCTTCACAATGTAGCCAGCGAAATGTCAAGCTCGGGCTTTTCTGCTGAGATGGATGTAGAAGATTTCGGGAAAATGGTATTAACATTGATAAGCGGGTGTAAAGAAGATGGCGAAGTTTCTCACTGGGCTTACAAGGAATGGATCGAAGGAAATGGTTTAAACGTAGTAGACAAAAGGATCAATGGCGGGGTTGATTCAGAAATGCTGGACCGAGTGTTGAGAATTGCGTTTTGGTGTGTGCAAATGGATGAACGAATGAGGCCTTCGATGAGGGAAGTGGTGAAGGTGTTGGAAGGAGTACTAAGTGTTGATCCACCACCCCCGCCTTTCACTTCTCAGAGGCaacgagaagaagaagaagagtcgTCGGATGCAGGCTCAGAACTAGATTCCGGCCGGTTTTGA
- the LOC115710009 gene encoding G-type lectin S-receptor-like serine/threonine-protein kinase SD3-1 isoform X1 codes for MGPDNIKHEIVLIWSWWHATQASSTNPWSLTLPLSVMFEPNGYLFKWSFSFLLCLSAGFWLQPVVSKIPLGSKLSVSDNKFWVSPNGDFSFGFFNGTEHPNLFRVGIRFNSKSIPVEKQAVVWVVGADIMVGNSSYFSLTMDGEMNLFDSLKGVNVWNSKTSQLPIASAALYDNGNFVLLTDNEDIAWQSFDFPADTLLPGQYFSALHTLRAASKNHMSSYYSLFMNASGQLQLRWDSHFTYWTSSSPIGLNFTALLTSDGTLQIQDQRRDTIWSVFGEDHNDTVHYRYLRLDVDGNLRLYSWEEASQTWRHVWQAVENQCNVFATCGYNGICVYTETGSQTCKCPFKLSNESIPRCTIPGRQKCRSGLNLLNYKHTFLYGMYQNDDLVSGISSHQCESLCLKDPLCTAATFMNDGTARCFIKKTPYVSGYSDPSLSSVSFAKLCSDPIAVDPSIVATTSSEETPQKGSKFCVTCVAGAVSGTSVLFVVVQLAIVFIVYKRRRAMKKAVLGYKGPNSNGLTVLSFSEIKDLTKNFEQRIGPTMFKGLLPNKQPVAVKDVKATTTEERKYRVAVSKIGSIHHKNLVKLKGYCCELNHRFLIYEYAENGSLSKYIEDSKLCKKLTWGKRIEICMSVARALSYLHTGCREFVSHGNLKCENVVLDEKLEAKVSEFGLHNVASEMSSSGFSAEMDVEDFGKMVLTLISGCKEDGEVSHWAYKEWIEGNGLNVVDKRINGGVDSEMLDRVLRIAFWCVQMDERMRPSMREVVKVLEGVLSVDPPPPPFTSQRQREEEEESSDAGSELDSGRF; via the exons ATGGGCCCAGATAATATTAAGCACGAGATAGTTTTGATATGGTCTTGGTGGCATGCTACACAGGCTTCTTCAACAAATCCCTGGAGTTTGACTCTCCCTTTGTCAG TTATGTTTGAACCAAATGGGTATCTGTTTAAATGGTCCTTTTCCTTCCTCCTGTGTCTCTCTGCTGGGTTTTGGCTGCAACCTGTTGTTTCAAAGATTCCTTTGGGTTCAAAACTTTCTGTGTCTGACAATAAGTTTTGGGTTTCCCCTAATGGTGACTTTTCATTTGGATTCTTTAATGGGACGGAGCATCCGAATTTGTTCAGGGTCGGGATTCGTTTCAATTCGAAATCAATTCCAGTTGAGAAACAAGCTGTTGTTTGGGTTGTGGGAGCTGATATCATGGTTGGTAATAGTTCTTACTTCAGTCTTACCATGGATGGAGAAATGAATTTGTTTGATTCTTTGAAGGGTGTTAATGTATGGAACAGCAAAACAAGTCAGCTTCCTATTGCTTCGGCTGCTCTTTATGACAATGGCAATTTTGTTCTATTGACTGATAATGAAGATATAGCTTGGCAAAGTTTTGATTTTCCTGCTGATACACTTCTTCCAGGACAATACTTTTCTGCTTTGCATACACTTCGAGCTGCGAGTAAGAATCATATGTCGAGTTACTACTCGCTTTTCATGAATGCTTCGGGTCAGTTGCAACTAAGGTGGGATAGTCATTTCACCTATTGGACTAGTAGTAGTCCGATCGGTTTAAATTTCACAGCTTTGCTCACATCTGATGGGACCCTACAAATCCAAGACCAGAGGCGGGATACCATTTGGTCGGTTTTTGGAGAAGATCATAATGATACAGTTCATTATCGTTATCTCAGGCTTGATGTTGATGGTAATCTGAGGCTTTACTCATGGGAAGAAGCTTCACAAACATGGAGACATGTCTGGCAAGCTGTTGAGAATCAATGCAATGTTTTCGCCACTTGTGGTTACAATGGCATCTGTGTCTATACAGAAACAGGTTCCCAAACTTGTAAATGCCCATTTAAGCTTTCAAACGAGTCCATCCCGAGGTGTACAATTCCAGGTCGACAGAAGTGCAGATCTGGTTTGAACTTGCTCAATTACAAGCACACTTTTTTGTACGGAATGTACCAAAATGATGATTTAGTTTCGGGCATTAGTTCACACCAATGTGAAAGCTTATGCCTAAAGGATCCACTTTGTACAGCTGCAACCTTCATGAACGATGGAACTGCTCGGTGCTTCATAAAGAAAACTCCATACGTTAGTGGCTACTCTGATCCATCACTGAGTTCAGTATCATTTGCCAAGTTGTGTTCGGATCCAATTGCTGTTGATCCCAGTATTGTGGCAACCACCTCCTCCGAAGAAACTCCACAAAAAGGCTCTAAATTTTGTGTCACTTGTGTAGCTGGAGCGGTCTCTGGAACATCGGTTTTATTTGTGGTGGTTCAGTTGGCAATTGTTTTCATTGTATATAAAAGAAGAAGAGCAATGAAGAAAGCTGTTTTAGGATACAAAGGCCCGAACTCGAATGGTTTGACTGTATTATCCTTCTCAGAAATCAAGGATCTTACTAAAAACTTTGAGCAGCGAATTGGTCCTACAATGTTCAAAGGATTGCTCCCGAACAAGCAACCAGTTGCTGTCAAAGACGTAAAAGCAACAACCACCGAAGAAAGGAAATACCGAGTTGCTGTTTCGAAGATAGGAAGCATTCATCATAAGAACCTTGTGAAGCTAAAAGGCTATTGTTGTGAGTTAAACCACAGATTTTTGATCTACGAATACGCTGAGAATGGTTCTTTGAGTAAATATATTGAAGATTCTAAACTTTGTAAGAAGCTAACTTGGGGAAAGAGAATTGAGATATGTATGAGTGTGGCAAGGGCTCTTTCTTATTTGCACACAGGTTGCAGGGAGTTTGTAAGTCATGGAAATTTGAAATGCGAAAATGTAGTGTTGGATGAGAAGTTAGAAGCCAAGGTGAGTGAATTCGGGCTTCACAATGTAGCCAGCGAAATGTCAAGCTCGGGCTTTTCTGCTGAGATGGATGTAGAAGATTTCGGGAAAATGGTATTAACATTGATAAGCGGGTGTAAAGAAGATGGCGAAGTTTCTCACTGGGCTTACAAGGAATGGATCGAAGGAAATGGTTTAAACGTAGTAGACAAAAGGATCAATGGCGGGGTTGATTCAGAAATGCTGGACCGAGTGTTGAGAATTGCGTTTTGGTGTGTGCAAATGGATGAACGAATGAGGCCTTCGATGAGGGAAGTGGTGAAGGTGTTGGAAGGAGTACTAAGTGTTGATCCACCACCCCCGCCTTTCACTTCTCAGAGGCaacgagaagaagaagaagagtcgTCGGATGCAGGCTCAGAACTAGATTCCGGCCGGTTTTGA
- the LOC115710009 gene encoding G-type lectin S-receptor-like serine/threonine-protein kinase SD3-1 isoform X3 translates to MFEPNGYLFKWSFSFLLCLSAGFWLQPVVSKIPLGSKLSVSDNKFWVSPNGDFSFGFFNGTEHPNLFRVGIRFNSKSIPVEKQAVVWVVGADIMVGNSSYFSLTMDGEMNLFDSLKGVNVWNSKTSQLPIASAALYDNGNFVLLTDNEDIAWQSFDFPADTLLPGQYFSALHTLRAASKNHMSSYYSLFMNASGQLQLRWDSHFTYWTSSSPIGLNFTALLTSDGTLQIQDQRRDTIWSVFGEDHNDTVHYRYLRLDVDGNLRLYSWEEASQTWRHVWQAVENQCNVFATCGYNGICVYTETGSQTCKCPFKLSNESIPRCTIPGRQKCRSGLNLLNYKHTFLYGMYQNDDLVSGISSHQCESLCLKDPLCTAATFMNDGTARCFIKKTPYVSGYSDPSLSSVSFAKLCSDPIAVDPSIVATTSSEETPQKGSKFCVTCVAGAVSGTSVLFVVVQLAIVFIVYKRRRAMKKAVLGYKGPNSNGLTVLSFSEIKDLTKNFEQRIGPTMFKGLLPNKQPVAVKDVKATTTEERKYRVAVSKIGSIHHKNLVKLKGYCCELNHRFLIYEYAENGSLSKYIEDSKLCKKLTWGKRIEICMSVARALSYLHTGCREFVSHGNLKCENVVLDEKLEAKVSEFGLHNVASEMSSSGFSAEMDVEDFGKMVLTLISGCKEDGEVSHWAYKEWIEGNGLNVVDKRINGGVDSEMLDRVLRIAFWCVQMDERMRPSMREVVKVLEGVLSVDPPPPPFTSQRQREEEEESSDAGSELDSGRF, encoded by the coding sequence ATGTTTGAACCAAATGGGTATCTGTTTAAATGGTCCTTTTCCTTCCTCCTGTGTCTCTCTGCTGGGTTTTGGCTGCAACCTGTTGTTTCAAAGATTCCTTTGGGTTCAAAACTTTCTGTGTCTGACAATAAGTTTTGGGTTTCCCCTAATGGTGACTTTTCATTTGGATTCTTTAATGGGACGGAGCATCCGAATTTGTTCAGGGTCGGGATTCGTTTCAATTCGAAATCAATTCCAGTTGAGAAACAAGCTGTTGTTTGGGTTGTGGGAGCTGATATCATGGTTGGTAATAGTTCTTACTTCAGTCTTACCATGGATGGAGAAATGAATTTGTTTGATTCTTTGAAGGGTGTTAATGTATGGAACAGCAAAACAAGTCAGCTTCCTATTGCTTCGGCTGCTCTTTATGACAATGGCAATTTTGTTCTATTGACTGATAATGAAGATATAGCTTGGCAAAGTTTTGATTTTCCTGCTGATACACTTCTTCCAGGACAATACTTTTCTGCTTTGCATACACTTCGAGCTGCGAGTAAGAATCATATGTCGAGTTACTACTCGCTTTTCATGAATGCTTCGGGTCAGTTGCAACTAAGGTGGGATAGTCATTTCACCTATTGGACTAGTAGTAGTCCGATCGGTTTAAATTTCACAGCTTTGCTCACATCTGATGGGACCCTACAAATCCAAGACCAGAGGCGGGATACCATTTGGTCGGTTTTTGGAGAAGATCATAATGATACAGTTCATTATCGTTATCTCAGGCTTGATGTTGATGGTAATCTGAGGCTTTACTCATGGGAAGAAGCTTCACAAACATGGAGACATGTCTGGCAAGCTGTTGAGAATCAATGCAATGTTTTCGCCACTTGTGGTTACAATGGCATCTGTGTCTATACAGAAACAGGTTCCCAAACTTGTAAATGCCCATTTAAGCTTTCAAACGAGTCCATCCCGAGGTGTACAATTCCAGGTCGACAGAAGTGCAGATCTGGTTTGAACTTGCTCAATTACAAGCACACTTTTTTGTACGGAATGTACCAAAATGATGATTTAGTTTCGGGCATTAGTTCACACCAATGTGAAAGCTTATGCCTAAAGGATCCACTTTGTACAGCTGCAACCTTCATGAACGATGGAACTGCTCGGTGCTTCATAAAGAAAACTCCATACGTTAGTGGCTACTCTGATCCATCACTGAGTTCAGTATCATTTGCCAAGTTGTGTTCGGATCCAATTGCTGTTGATCCCAGTATTGTGGCAACCACCTCCTCCGAAGAAACTCCACAAAAAGGCTCTAAATTTTGTGTCACTTGTGTAGCTGGAGCGGTCTCTGGAACATCGGTTTTATTTGTGGTGGTTCAGTTGGCAATTGTTTTCATTGTATATAAAAGAAGAAGAGCAATGAAGAAAGCTGTTTTAGGATACAAAGGCCCGAACTCGAATGGTTTGACTGTATTATCCTTCTCAGAAATCAAGGATCTTACTAAAAACTTTGAGCAGCGAATTGGTCCTACAATGTTCAAAGGATTGCTCCCGAACAAGCAACCAGTTGCTGTCAAAGACGTAAAAGCAACAACCACCGAAGAAAGGAAATACCGAGTTGCTGTTTCGAAGATAGGAAGCATTCATCATAAGAACCTTGTGAAGCTAAAAGGCTATTGTTGTGAGTTAAACCACAGATTTTTGATCTACGAATACGCTGAGAATGGTTCTTTGAGTAAATATATTGAAGATTCTAAACTTTGTAAGAAGCTAACTTGGGGAAAGAGAATTGAGATATGTATGAGTGTGGCAAGGGCTCTTTCTTATTTGCACACAGGTTGCAGGGAGTTTGTAAGTCATGGAAATTTGAAATGCGAAAATGTAGTGTTGGATGAGAAGTTAGAAGCCAAGGTGAGTGAATTCGGGCTTCACAATGTAGCCAGCGAAATGTCAAGCTCGGGCTTTTCTGCTGAGATGGATGTAGAAGATTTCGGGAAAATGGTATTAACATTGATAAGCGGGTGTAAAGAAGATGGCGAAGTTTCTCACTGGGCTTACAAGGAATGGATCGAAGGAAATGGTTTAAACGTAGTAGACAAAAGGATCAATGGCGGGGTTGATTCAGAAATGCTGGACCGAGTGTTGAGAATTGCGTTTTGGTGTGTGCAAATGGATGAACGAATGAGGCCTTCGATGAGGGAAGTGGTGAAGGTGTTGGAAGGAGTACTAAGTGTTGATCCACCACCCCCGCCTTTCACTTCTCAGAGGCaacgagaagaagaagaagagtcgTCGGATGCAGGCTCAGAACTAGATTCCGGCCGGTTTTGA